ACCCGGCGGCGAATGCCGCGTGCACTGCGCAGCCTGCTCCAGAACCGGCTAGCCGTCTTCGGCGCCCTGATGCTAGTGCTCGTCGTCATCGCGGCGATCGCGGCGCCGGTGCTCAGCGACCTGGACCCGCGCCGGGGCGAGATCCTGGCCAGCAAGAAGCCGCCGGCCTGGAGCAGCGGCGGTAGTTCGGAGTACCTGCTCGGCACCGACGCGCTCGGCCGCGACATCTACACCCGCATCCTCTACGGAGCACGCATCTCACTGGTCGTCGGTATCGTCGCGGTGCTGATCGCCGGAGCGATCGGCGTGACGCTGGGCCTGATTTCCGGCTACTACGGGGGCCGAATCGACGACATCATCATGCGCATCGCCGAGATCCAGCTCGCGGTGCCGTTCATCCTGTTCGCCATCGCCATCCTGGCGGTGTTAGGCCAGGGCCTGGACAAGATCATCATCACCCTCGGCGTGACCGGCTGGGTTACCTACGGCCGCGTCGTGCGCGGGCAGGTGTTGTCCTGGAAGCAAGCCGAGTTCGTCGAGGCGGCCCGCGCCATCGGCGCGCGCGACCTGGCGATCATGGTCAAGCACATCCTGCCCAACACCTTCGCCTCGATCATCGTCATCGCCAGCTTCGCCGTCGCCAGCACGATCCTGGCCGAGGCCTCCCTGTCGTTCCTCGGCCTCGGCGTGCCGCCGGATGTACCCACCTGGGGCGGGATGGTCGCCGCCGGGCGCGATTACATCCTCTCCGGCCAGTGGTGGATGTACACCTTCCCCGGCATCGCCATCATGCTGACGGTCCTGGGGATCAACACCGTCGGCGACTGGCTGCGCGACTACCTCGACCCACGGCTCAACGTCTAGCCGCCGTGGTCCTGCTCCGGGGCCATAGAGCCTAACCATTGAAATGAGGCGTATGCGGTCAGCCCGGGGGGTTATCCCCCGGGCTGATTACGCCAGGCGGTTGGGCGCGCGGCGCGGAAACGCCGGACGGCCACTCCGGATGCCGTCCGATGTCCGGGACGGTGATGTACGGATTTCGCGCCGTGGCACGTGCCCGGGGATGAACCCCCGGGCCGCGACGACGGGGCGAGAATCCCCACCAACCACGTCGGCGCCCTGCCTCCAAACATCCGCCGCACCCGTGGCGACCACCTTGCTGTCATCCCGGTGGCCGTGCTGGTCCGGGTGCGGTAGCGCGTTGCGCGGCGCGAGGGACGGCGTCGCGCACGGAGCCGGCGCGGGATCCACCATTTGGCGCACCGCACCTGACCGGTCGAGCCGGTCTGGACCTGATCCGAGGAACAGGTTGACACGCGGACACAAGCTGCTAGTATACGTACAGAACGCCTGTTCTGACCGTGGTGGTTGAGCAGCATCGTGCGGCCACACGCCCCACGCCACCGCACGACTGCCGACCGCACTAGCGCGCCGTGTTTGGAGCGACCTGCATGATGAACACGCACGCGGACGAGCGGGTGCGCACCATAGTCGACAACGTCTACCGCTCGGACGGGCGGCGCGTCTTCGCCACCCTCAT
This genomic window from Sphaerobacter thermophilus DSM 20745 contains:
- a CDS encoding ABC transporter permease — protein: MAKSDDAVVQAGSRASGGALTEFGAARPTRRRMPRALRSLLQNRLAVFGALMLVLVVIAAIAAPVLSDLDPRRGEILASKKPPAWSSGGSSEYLLGTDALGRDIYTRILYGARISLVVGIVAVLIAGAIGVTLGLISGYYGGRIDDIIMRIAEIQLAVPFILFAIAILAVLGQGLDKIIITLGVTGWVTYGRVVRGQVLSWKQAEFVEAARAIGARDLAIMVKHILPNTFASIIVIASFAVASTILAEASLSFLGLGVPPDVPTWGGMVAAGRDYILSGQWWMYTFPGIAIMLTVLGINTVGDWLRDYLDPRLNV